The DNA sequence AATTTAAGATGAACaatgaaacggagagagagagagaaagagagagggagagaaagaaagagagagagagagagagagagagagagagagagagagaggtggtactATGAATATAGACACTCCTCATTAGCGGCGCTCATTCTCGAGATAGCATTTTGTTCcaattgatcttttttttcccgGAACCCGACTTGTGGAGTTGGTTGATGGAGGCAGGTGAATTCCTACATCGTTTTCAGGATGTAATTACCATGTTGATGATCATGTCATTAAGCGTCCTGAACACCGATGCAGGACCCCCTCAAACAGACTGTAGACCcgaacaactacaaacaaactgAGCCATCAGTCTTTGATAGAGATCCTGAGTGTGGGGTGCAAGCGAACGGGTgcgcgtccgtgcgcgcgcgtgcgtgtgtgtgaatgtctgtgtatgtctgtgtgtgtttgtgtgcgtgcgtgcgtgtgtgtgtgtgtgtgtgtgtgtgtgtgtgtggtgtgtgtgtgtgtgtgtgtatgtgtgtgtgcctgtgtgtgtgtgtgtgtgtgtgtgtgtgtgtgtgtgtgtgtgtgtgtgtgtgtgtgtgtgtgtgtgtgtgtgtgtgttctccactcAAATTAAAAAACGGAGGTTGTGTCCAGCCAGTTTAAGGTCTGTAGAGGTAAGTGGACTCAATCGCTTTAAATTGTCTACAAATGAAACACACCTTCTGTCTACTTTCAGATGTCCTTTCAGATCCACGTTGCAAAGAAACATCATACAAGTCGTTGCCGACGCAAAATTTCTTGGAGTAGAAAATTGACCGAAACTTGATATTTCGAATCCGTATTTAAAACTTGAAAACTTCTTCCCAGAAGGCTTTGGAAATATTTCGAGTGACGGTGAACACACGCTGGCGAGCGGGTCTCAGactcttctccaccttctttgAGCTTTGATCCGCTCCTGACTGGATGATGATTGTGTTGCGTTTGTCTCTGCAAGACACAATTCAACATCGTGACATCAGGGACTCCAACTGTGTCCAGCAGCATCCAACACGCTTACCTGTGTATGAGTTGTGAGCAGAAGATGGTAAACCTTCCCTAAAACACTCAAAATCCACAGACTGAAACAATATCAACCTCCAGTTTCAGGACACATTTTAGCAAAGGCCAGGTGAAGAGTGTCAgcccagtttcttcttcttcttcttctgcgttcactcgtatgcacacgagtgggctttacgtgtataaccgtttttaccccgccatgtaggcagccatactccgttttcgggggtgtgcatgctgggtatgttcttgtttccataacccaccgaacgctgacatggatttcaggatctttaacgtgcgtatttgatcttctgcttgcatatacacacgaagggggttcaggcactagcaggtctgcacatatgttgacttgggagatcggaaaaatctccaccctttacccaccaggcgccgtcaccgtgattcgaacccgggaccctcagattgaaagtccaacgctttaaccattcggctattgcgcccgtctgcccaGTTGAAGCACGTCcatccaggaagcgagagaatctgggcacaCTGGTTCGAACCCCACGCGCGCCAGTGTACTCTTCCCTCCCACTAgatcgtgagtggtggtctggacgctggtcaatattcggatgagactataaaccaaggtcccgtgtgtagcattcacttagcacacgtaaaagaactcatggtaaCAAAGGACTGTCTGTAACGAAATTCTATACAAAAATCCGGTTCGATAGGAAAACGATTACAAATgcatacagaaaaaaatgggagagcagtccgaatttcacacaaagaaatatgttgtgacaaaagagtaatggaatacaatacaactttGGTGATTTATAATCATCATCTTAAGTAGGTGGGCAGTAATATCGGCATGGTTTCTGACTTTTCAACATTTCTTGACGAACATCCATGGGCATTTCAAACACTGTCGTTAATTTTGACTGCTTTTCATTAAACAGGCGACACCAGTTTTCTTCTATGAAAGATTTCTTTGCTTAACTCTACCAAGTCTTTCTTATCTCTGAGTCACTGTCTGCAGTCCACGCCATTTCTGATCGAGACATAAATCATGGTGCGTTGCCTGAGTTTTCAAAAACTAAATaaagttgcttttgtttttttgtttttttcattggtttAGTTTGGATTCTTGGTCACGCTGGCATTCTAAACAACACAGTTATTGACTTACTTGCGAGGAATGCTACAAttggaaagttgtttttttcgcaAAATAGTTCCTCCTACATACCTCAGCCCCCTAGTTCAATCGTATGTAAAATATCTCTGGTAAGAACTCATAACAAACACTTCCAAATCCGTCCTGATCCAAATGATTTTTAAAGGAAAATAGCAACAAGGATAACACCACCTGTAAGCCATACAGACGTCACTCATCCCTTTCGCATTCCTGCTTTCTGTATTGACCATGTGTTTGTTGACTGCAGGGACGTGCACAATGTCCGAGACAATTACGTCACTGCTGACTTCGCGATAACCCTTTTCTGGAATGAGAGATccgtgaatatgtatgtgtgtgcgcacgtgtacgCTTCTAATTCTAGTCTTGAACGCATCCAAGAAGGAGAAGATTAATCACAGTGCGCtacttcactctctttcttttcagaGAGGATGATATAAACCAAACCTTAACCGTTTACATGTTTATACCCTCATCTTCACTTACTGGATGAGCTATTGACGAGAAGACAAATGAGCAGGTAGGATTCGCATGCCTGTCCAAACAAAGTGTAAAGGTGTCACAAAGGGAAATCTTTTTTCGCCTCACACATCCAGAGCTTGATGATGCCTGTACCGTGGACCTTGAATAGGGTCAGTGATGGCTGAACAGTCCAGtcctggagtggcaatctctctTACAGATTTTGCATAGGAAAGTTGATAAAGACGGAATAAAAGCAACAGGTGCCCTCTTCTGCTGCCTCATGTCACCATGCTCCGTGATTCGGTCCTCCTCAGGACATTGATGTGTCACGTGATTGAAATTTTACCGTAAAAGTTCAGTTTGTGTTGAAAACATTTGCTGCGAAGTCCAGGCTTAGCAGTTAAAATAGCACCCCTAGCTTTTATGGAGATACAGATGCAAAATACTTGATTAGAAGTGGATCACATCCAGACACGACTTACAAAAACGATGACATTGCAAAGTAAGGACTAAGGACAATGTACTTTGATGTCACCTTTACAACCAGTTGTTTCATCCTTAGGCCCACCTGATCTGCTGGAAAAGAGGAAACGCCTGAACCAATAAATTCGATACGCAGATGCATTTAGAATATAAATATGTGCCTAAAAACAAAGTGAACGCGTGACAAAGATAACATGTTCCTGCAGCATTCAGGCATAAAAATGAAGACTCTAGGATATCAGTTCCACTTTaagtttctttaattttttttattacattgtCTTTTATAAATAAGAGTCCTTGAACAGGTAACGAGTATTAGAtaggacagacatacaaacacagacgtcATTTCACCACAGGTTTCATATTATAGTGAGAGAAACTGGCTGATTTCCAGAACTATACAATGTTAACTTATTTGACTGTCTTCATTTCCGTTGAGAGCTCTGAAAAAAATCTTTGAGCGTTTTTCGAAATCGGGAGCTAGCCAAGAGATAAACGAAAAAATTGACAGTTGAATTCACGCACATAGCAGGGTTGATCAGCATCTGATAAATGATAACATAAGTATTATGGTATTTCTTGTACACATCGTACTCGGGGACGATTGTGGCCACCATGACAGAGCACATTTCCAGTAAGAGAATCACAGCgtacacaacacagagaaaaagtaACATTTTAGTGACTTTGTTATCTTCTGTATCACCCTTCTCCTTCACACTCCCAGTCATCTGAGATCGTTGAAGAGATGCTTGACGCAGATAACTAATGGTGATGACACAGGTAACAGAAACGATGACGAGGAAGACAGGTTTGGTGATGAGAGTGAAGAAATAACAGATGCGAGGCGCAAATGTGCCGTCCACAGGAAACCAGGCAGTGTCAGCCATGTAAGCGACGCTGCGATTGGTTGAAGGATCCACTCTCCACTCCACAGTGAAGGCCAGAAAGCAGGTCAGGTTGAAAGCGAAAGGAATGAAGAAGGACAGGAATATGAATACTGCCATTGGCCTGCAAACACCAGTCAAGAACCAATCAGGAACCTTTCTTTACGTGTTGGCTTTATTTTGAGACATAGGAAAACGCATTTAATTTCCTTTGCGCTCAATATTTGCAGAAGAGATTAAGAAGTAACAGATTCATTCTTTTCTCACCATGTACAATTCTGTTTAAAAAAGCTCTGCTTATGTATTAAtgttgaacttcttcttcttcttcttcttcttcttcttcttcttcttcttcttcttcttcttcttctgcttattcttcttcttcaaggtAAAGTGTACCCTAACAATGTCAAAGGTAACTTTCCTTaaagcaaaatgaattttgtcttgaaagtTGAATACGGCCTCTGAGCTGCCCACAAGggaaataacacatacacacacttgaaaagaaaaccaaatctATCACTGCAGTCGAGGGGTCGAGTTGACCCGACTGTCCTCTTCCCCCCACTACCACACTGTCGGACAtgataaatagtagtagtagtagtggtggtagtagtcgtgGTGGTAGTATGGtgattgttcttattgttgttattgtagttagTTAGCTTCCAGTTAATCATTTAGGTATCTAATTTGTTCGTTTGTTACTTTTTAAGTTAGCTAGTTAGCTATATAACTCGCAATTATTTGTATTACGAATGACTGGAAAATATGCCTGCGtgttttattaaaagaaaaaaaagaaaaaaaaaagaaaacaataaatgtcATTGAGTATGAAGTACTTGAATGATTTCCATAAAATTGAAATCATTCTCACCAGATGCATCAAAACATTGGTGAAGGCTATTGAAACAATTGAAAGACAGGTATTCCAAGAAAGCACGCACAgacaaaagaaaatt is a window from the Babylonia areolata isolate BAREFJ2019XMU chromosome 15, ASM4173473v1, whole genome shotgun sequence genome containing:
- the LOC143290319 gene encoding uncharacterized protein LOC143290319, which codes for MIMSVDRCLSVVMPLKARRLLTYRPMAVFIFLSFFIPFAFNLTCFLAFTVEWRVDPSTNRSVAYMADTAWFPVDGTFAPRICYFFTLITKPVFLVIVSVTCVITISYLRQASLQRSQMTGSVKEKGDTEDNKVTKMLLFLCVVYAVILLLEMCSVMVATIVPEYDVYKKYHNTYVIIYQMLINPAIDKRNTIIIQSGADQSSKKVEKSLRPARQRVFTRCDSDTVSTSSATPRGRHVSYSDRRWPLGTEQVIDVCGGSSLHIQMVLKTHSHFTPTQALHVFNSRELRELRILTVEKLNTERAVILI